The DNA segment TGAGGCTGTGAGGTGGAGATGGGGTCCCTCACACGGATTCTGTACCCCCACTTCCCTCTTGTGCCTGTCACCTGTGAAGGGTAGTGGGCCATGGGCTGCATCATGGCAGGCTGGCCTGGGAACTGCTGTGGGTTGTAGGGGATGTAGGAAGAGTAAGGTGTGGCAGCCACCAGAGGTgggccagcagcagcagcagcttgcATCATTGGAGGGGCTGAGGCTGGCTGGTGTTGGTCCGAGCGCTGGGGAGGTAGGGAGCCTGCGGGTTGAGGCAAAATAGTGCCAAGTTCAAGCTCCATCTGCCAGCAGGAGATACGGGCATTCCCACCAACTGCCCTTCCTGACTTGGCTCACCTTTTGCTCCCCGATACTTGCCCTGCTGTCCAGGCACAGAGTTGGATACAGGATATGGATACATTTGAGGAGCCTAGGGACCAGAATACAGATGAGACAGAATGACCTGCTTACATAAATGCTCAGAAGAGGCCTGACCTGGTCCTTACCAGCCCAGACCTCTTACCCTCCTCTTACCTGAACAGCTGGTCCCATGTGAATTTGAGGTATGTAGGAAATGTACTGAGGGCTATAGAGCCCACTCTGGCCTGCTGTCAGCACCGGGATGGAGGGAGTTGAATGAGTCCGGGGCCCCGGAGAAGTTGGGGTACTGGTAGATTTATTCTTTAAGAGATATAGGAGAATATGTATAATGTACAATTTTTGTGACCCCCAACCCATACCTGAAATGGCAATGCACTCAAGAGTGCTGCATGCCGAACACATTCTACACTTTATCTTAAGCCTCACATCCATCCCTATGACACGAGCATTCTCAAATTAtaggcaaggaaactgaggcagagagattaaGTGGCTTGCTCAAGGTCATCAAGTTTATACATACAGGGGTTCAAGCCTAGTCACTGGGCCTGAATGAAGCCATGCTCCTAATTACCACACTAATCACATACTCCCTAAGCCAAATGCTAAGTTCCAGGAAGAAACATGTAACCACTTGTCAGACACATCAGGAtccgcaccccccacccccctcacCGCCCCAAACCTTAGGCCTGTTTTCCCCAAACCCGCCCAGCTGCTACTGTCCCTACACATTTGCACAATGTCTCCTCTTCCTGCCCCTGGTCCCAAACTCCCCACAACTCTCTATTACCCCACTCCTACATCTGTTTCACAGAAACCAAGTCCATGTTCTCCCATCCCATCTCACCACAGACAGCAGAGGCTTTGTGGGGTTGAACTCCTTAGCATTGGGGTTCAGTGTTGACTTCTTCACTTGTCtataaaagggaaataaagtaAGTCGTCATGGCTTGCCCCTCATCAACCCTGATTTACcacccagctccccacaactCACTCAGCAACAGGGCCCTCATCCTTGTCATCTCCCTTGATGAGGCCCACTGGGGGGCTGCCAGTTTGGCCTGGACAAGGCAGTGGGGGCTGCTCTGGCCCCTCAGTGCCTCCTGATGATGGCAGGGGTAGTTTGTCCTCCTTATCCAATATGGACTCTGTCTTGGAAGAGACTGGGGACCCCATGGATTCTGAAGTCAACAGACCATCaacctccttctccttccctttcacCTCCTCCTTCAAGATCCGGGGAGGAAAAGGATCCAGGCTGTTCTCAGGGGAACTACTGGGCTGAAGCTGAAAGGAGAGAAACATACATTACTACCTGGTCCACACCCCAGGTTCTGCTTCTTTTATCCTTGCTTCTCTCATCTCTTCTGTCCCACCCAGTCCAATGCCTCTGTAATACCATCCTCACCCCCTCCCTATCATCCAACTAACATCCTAGCACATTCCCACACTTGTGTCACCTTAAACTGGGCTCCAAACTTCCTCAGTTCTTCCAGTTGAAAGCGCTTCTGTTCATTCTGAAGGCCAGGAACTAGGAGACAGTGAAAAAGGAGAGAATACACATTTCTTTTCTCAGAGGTAGCTATATAGTACCAGTAGCTCAAAGGAAAAGAGACCAAGGTTATAAGAGCTCTTGAGAATCCAGCAAGAGCAATAAGGACCACAGGGCTGATAAACAGTGTTTCTGATTCCAACAGCTTTCCTAATTGAAATGCTCTTAATCAAAGGGGCACCAGACCTCAGCAGATGAAATAATCCTTACCTTTCCCAGCTATCCGGGATAGCTCCTGGGACTCCAGAGTTCTCCCAGGTTCCTTAGCCGGAAGTTCTTTTACTAAGCAAGAAAAGAGATGCTTGAAGATCTTTCTGTCCAGACACACACTTCACATTTTGCATAGCCCTTGACCACATGGCTCTTACCATCTGTGGGGGCCAGTAAGATCTTTGGAGAAGCTGGGGAAATGCAGCCTACACCAGGTTCCACAACTGAcgaagtcacagggatggaagcagAAGAAGTCGGTACTGCTGAGCCCATGGGAGTCTCTGGACAGGAAGCTGAGactggggcaggggcagctgaCTTGGGAGAGCGTGGGGGGTACATCCGGCCCGCTGGAAGAAAAGGGAAAGCTGCACGATGGTTACTGCTGGTCAATAGGCAATGAGTATGGGGTACTTACTAGAAACACCAAGGAAAGATTTACCCATTTTTTTATATGCAAGGTGACAACCTAGAAGTCTAGAAAAACAAGGCAGACAATTTAAGCAGATAACATGGCCTCATGAGCACCATGAAAGACTGGAAGGTTTAAAGGGACCATCATGACTCAGTTCCAGCCAACTAGAGCTATGCAGCAGAACAGGTTCAGTATTGGTAGAACTTTCTATATTTCAAAAGAAAGTGGCAATTATGACTtctatgatttttgttttctaaaatgttgACAACTAATTTAAACAAAAGACATCTCCCAGCCAGACACAACCCATGACTGCTACATCAGGATTTCTGCATGAGGAAAATTAACAAATTCTTTCCTAAAAATCATTAATTCAATCTCCCATAAAACATCTTTCGTACCTTGAAATTATCTCCCATCCAGCATTCCAACAACTGACATATTTAGACCCTTCTACAAATTCCTATCCATGTAACACTCCTGAAATTTTACCTGCAGGAGGAGGTGCAACAGAAGCTTCTCCAGAAGGCCTACTGCTGGGTGAAGAGAGAGTCTTGGCACCTCTCAAAGGTCGCTGTGCCTTAGGGGACATGCGGGTaggtcctattttttttttttcaaaggatgggggaaaaaaaggcagagTACCTGCTATTACCACAAATGCCATCATCCTTCCAACCCATCTAAatcctttccatgatccttcccaCTTCCCTGCCATCCCCTCCCATGCCCCCCACAAAAATTTGCTTCACACTCACCTCCATTGATACCACGGGTCTCGGAACCTGGGCCAGGGCTGCTGCTGTCAAGATGGTGAGGGCCCCGAGGAGGCAAAGAGCTAAGGCCAGGCCTGCCGCCCCGGGAACTACTGCATCGAACTCCTCCACGAGGACCTTCCCGAACTCGTTGGGGTAGAGGGATATACTTTCCCTCCCTGAGGGAGAGAGTTCAAATAAAGTCAAGCAGCCATAGAACCCACACATTTTAGAAAGTGGAAACCTTTCCTTCTAAAGTATGTGTGCAcgtgcattcacacacacacatgtcccTGGCTCCAGCTTTTTACATTATCCAACTTGATCATCTGTCCTGGTTAAATGTTGTGTTGCTAGTAAGTTTATGACCTTCTGTTGCATTAACTCTGATCTGACCAACTTGGCCAATGAATGCCCTACCATTCTACCACTCCTGACCTAGGAGAAAAGTAGTGGTAGTGTCATTGTAGTTCAAGGTGCAGAACATCATGTAtagtttgagttaattttcataaaagaaaGTAAGATATacatatggatgaataatatgtagagaaaaaggaaaatatagatCAGAAGTctggaagtaattttttttttatagccaTAAGCTTTAGCCTCGTAAGTCTTAAACAAGAGTATACAAAAAGCTCTTGGCCCAAGTCCAGGCCCATACAGTGAGTCCCAAACAGACCAGTGTGCCCCAGCATTACCTAGATGCCAAGCTGGGGCTCTCCCGTCCTGAACCCTGCCGTTGGACCGCACTGTGTTTCTCCTCCTCAGTGCGCCCATCATCGTTCTCCATGGCGATCCGCAGGCGGTACTGGGGACTCGATTCAATCTCTCGAGCCAACTGGGCTGCACGCAGCTCCCGCTGACGAAACTCTTCTGAATTGTCCTTCTCTAAGGGCACCCTACGAGGACCACCAAGGACCACAACCATCCCAGAGTCAGTCGACaacaaggaaaaaaggaaaaacattcctATCAGTCCTGTCACCAGCTCAGGTATGCTAGCGCACCCTTTCAATAACTCAGCATATATTTACTGGGCATCTACTAGATCCCATACCTAAAAGCAAGGAACTATCTCTGAATCTGAGGGACACTTAAGATGCATATGTCTGTTTTAAATCTAGAGAAAAATTATGGATGGGTGGACAAGAAAGCAGTTATTTGCTACCCATGAAATGGCCTGGAATCAAGATTAAGAGAAAAACCTGTGAAGGAACAATTCACAAAGCAGACCAGGAGTGAGGAGAGTGGATAACCTGAACACTGAGAACAGCATGAATAAATGCTATGTTCCACCTAAAGATCGGCCTTCTGTTGGTGATCCCATGACTCAAACCGCACCACCTGGGATGTTCCAAGACACTCACGTGTAAGAAGAGAGACTGCTATCATAGGTTGTCTTTACACCATAATTCTCCTCATTGAATTTGAACATTTCGTTGGGATCCCATCCATTGGactagggagggaggagggagaatgTTTTAAAACCCAGCAAGGAAAGCAGCGATGACCTAGCATTCTCATCCATTTGGCTgaaaaccttaaaaatatatGACTACACCAAAAGTGGAAAAATGGGAACATGCTGGTGGGAACTGTAGCACAAACTGGCAGGAACTAGGAAAAccaatcgatttccaggtctacACTACAGATAGATTCTGGCTTATGTGCATGGGGACACATGTTCTAAAAActctaaaaactttttttttaagtgggagaAAGCTGttcatttcttacaagcagtcgtccacttctgctctccggtgtcacaacccagctgcagaagaggccccacccaactTCTCTGGTCCAAATAAGCCCTCACtggcccatgtaattacctactgatatggagataaactacttctctccaccccatggaaacacctattgatgtggagatgcacaaaGGCCAGggagaagattctggaaatactgcaattttacccatacctCCCCAGAGAGGCAGAGTAAGGCACTAttcttaatagaaaaataatagcaaTGTAACACCAATCAGTAAGGGATAAATACAATTTGATGtcttcatatacatatgtatgtaagtAGAACAGTTGAAAGTTAAGAACGATAAACTAGATATATGTACcaataagaaaaaattcaaaacaacagTCAGGAAAAGTCCATTCTCATGCAAATTAAGCATAGCAAAATAATATGCATTTActcatgaaaaattttaaatgatttaaggTAGTTGTTTTTGAGAAGGGAAATGGGTCTATATGGCACCCAATCTTTATACTTTTTTCTAAgttggtgggtggggaaggactgGAAGCAAGTGCTTGTAATTATCAATCACAGATGATGGGGAAACAGgtatttttgttttgatattttctGTACCTTTCCATTTGAAATCTGCCCTCCATTAACAAACAATAGTAAAAGatttccctccccccacccccagaagcAACTCTTGGTTCCAAGAATGACATCATTGTCAACAACCCCACTCTCGCAGCACAGCCGTGCAGCTCTCAGGCTCTTGGGAAAGGAGACTATACCATGTCAGACTCGAGGTCGTAGTCATCGCTGTTGCTGTCACCCCCCTCCCAGCGCTGAAGCACCTTCTCTTTGTGTTCCCCATTCACCTTGGAGTTCATAGCAATGGCTGAATCTGTAAACTTGTCTGTAGGGGCAGAATTGAAGATCAGTAGTCAGGTGGTTATTTCATAGCCTTCTTTCCAACACCCTCCAACCAAAGCCTCATCTTAATAATTCAAGAGGAGCAAGGAattgaaaaaaaaggaaggaaaatatgaAGAACCACAACACAGGCCAGAATTCATCCCACGCATCTAAcatattttcaagaagaaaaatccAGCCATCttcctcaaaagaaaaaataaaaaaaactaagatggtaaaagagggaggagagaatCATATCATCTAAGTGCTCTCTGCCCTCTATTCACAAAGACCGGGTCTGACATAACAACCTGGCACAATACCTTTAGTAGCATAATTGAAGTCAACATTTCGGAAGTGGACAAGCATGACATCACTTGGTTTAAACACCATGGTATCCACAATGTCTTCCCGACGAGGGCCACCTGCTGGCTCAGATACTTTCCGGTGCACAGCGTCTACGGCTAGTTCAAACTATATAAAAGTCCCATTTCCCAATACCAAGGGTCAGAATAAAGAAATGTGAAGACAAAACCATGACAATTTTACCCTCACCCTTTCTAAACTTTCCCTACACCACATTCCCATGTGCAATGTCTTCTCAAAATCAGTCACAGGACTGAGTTCACCGTTAAAGTACCCAGCCCGCAAACCACAGACATGTCCTTTATTGTTTGTCACACATATCTAGCACAAATGATTAACAGCCACAATGTTGTCCAAGGCCACTCTTCTTCTTCAGTGAGCCTATTTCATTCTCTTCATCCTCCTCTCATTCAACTCCAAAGCTAATTTAAGAACACTGACCTTTGAACTCAGAGTCTTGAAGATACCCTCATAGGTGGTACCATTCTTCACCTTTACATCGCAAGTAGAGCCCTG comes from the Manis pentadactyla isolate mManPen7 chromosome 10, mManPen7.hap1, whole genome shotgun sequence genome and includes:
- the ATXN2L gene encoding ataxin-2-like protein isoform X2, with the protein product MLKPQPPQQTSQPQQPSATQQAVARRPPGGTSPTNGGLPGPLASTSAPSGPPTAASPCLGPAAAAGSGLRRGAEGVLGPQPSPPPQQHQERPGAAATGSARGQSTGKGPPQSPVLEGVYTNSRMLHFLTAVVGSTCDVKVKNGTTYEGIFKTLSSKFELAVDAVHRKVSEPAGGPRREDIVDTMVFKPSDVMLVHFRNVDFNYATKDKFTDSAIAMNSKVNGEHKEKVLQRWEGGDSNSDDYDLESDMSNGWDPNEMFKFNEENYGVKTTYDSSLSSYTVPLEKDNSEEFRQRELRAAQLAREIESSPQYRLRIAMENDDGRTEEEKHSAVQRQGSGRESPSLASREGKYIPLPQRVREGPRGGVRCSSSRGGRPGLSSLPPRGPHHLDSSSPGPGSETRGINGGPTRMSPKAQRPLRGAKTLSSPSSRPSGEASVAPPPAAGRMYPPRSPKSAAPAPVSASCPETPMGSAVPTSSASIPVTSSVVEPGVGCISPASPKILLAPTDVKELPAKEPGRTLESQELSRIAGKVPGLQNEQKRFQLEELRKFGAQFKLQPSSSPENSLDPFPPRILKEEVKGKEKEVDGLLTSESMGSPVSSKTESILDKEDKLPLPSSGGTEGPEQPPLPCPGQTGSPPVGLIKGDDKDEGPVAEQVKKSTLNPNAKEFNPTKPLLSVNKSTSTPTSPGPRTHSTPSIPVLTAGQSGLYSPQYISYIPQIHMGPAVQAPQMYPYPVSNSVPGQQGKYRGAKGSLPPQRSDQHQPASAPPMMQAAAAAGPPLVAATPYSSYIPYNPQQFPGQPAMMQPMAHYPSQPVFAPMLQSNPRMLTSGSHPQAIVSSSTPQYPSAEQPTPQALYATVHQSYPHHTTQLHAHQPQPATTPTGSQPQSQHAAPSPVQHQAGQAPHLGSGQPQQNLYHPGALTGTPPSLPPGPSAQSPQSSFPQPAAVYAIHAHQQLPHGFTNMAHVTQAHVQTGITAAPPPHPGAPHPPQVMLLHPPQSHGGPPQGAVPQSGVPALSASTPSPYPYIGHPQGEQPGQAPGFPGGADDRILCRVGRSHSRRRQGLAPGSVLCFPPSSLSCDPAAPLPTASPALSDPDCLLT
- the ATXN2L gene encoding ataxin-2-like protein isoform X14, with protein sequence MLKPQPPQQTSQPQQPSATQQAVARRPPGGTSPTNGGLPGPLASTSAPSGPPTAASPCLGPAAAAGSGLRRGAEGVLGPQPSPPPQQHQERPGAAATGSARGQSTGKGPPQSPVLEGVYTNSRMLHFLTAVVGSTCDVKVKNGTTYEGIFKTLSSKFELAVDAVHRKVSEPAGGPRREDIVDTMVFKPSDVMLVHFRNVDFNYATKDKFTDSAIAMNSKVNGEHKEKVLQRWEGGDSNSDDYDLESDMSNGWDPNEMFKFNEENYGVKTTYDSSLSSYTVPLEKDNSEEFRQRELRAAQLAREIESSPQYRLRIAMENDDGRTEEEKHSAVQRQGSGRESPSLASREGKYIPLPQRVREGPRGGVRCSSSRGGRPGLSSLPPRGPHHLDSSSPGPGSETRGINGGPTRMSPKAQRPLRGAKTLSSPSSRPSGEASVAPPPAAGRMYPPRSPKSAAPAPVSASCPETPMGSAVPTSSASIPVTSSVVEPGVGCISPASPKILLAPTDVKELPAKEPGRTLESQELSRIAGKVPGLQNEQKRFQLEELRKFGAQFKLQPSSSPENSLDPFPPRILKEEVKGKEKEVDGLLTSESMGSPVSSKTESILDKEDKLPLPSSGGTEGPEQPPLPCPGQTGSPPVGLIKGDDKDEGPVAEQVKKSTLNPNAKEFNPTKPLLSVNKSTSTPTSPGPRTHSTPSIPVLTAGQSGLYSPQYISYIPQIHMGPAVQAPQMYPYPVSNSVPGQQGKYRGAKGSLPPQRSDQHQPASAPPMMQAAAAAGPPLVAATPYSSYIPYNPQQFPGQPAMMQPMAHYPSQPVFAPMLQSNPRMLTSGSHPQAIVSSSTPQYPSAEQPTPQALYATVHQSYPHHTTQLHAHQPQPATTPTGSQPQSQHAAPSPVQHQAGQAPHLGSGQPQQNLYHPGALTGTPPSLPPGPSAQSPQSSFPQPAAVYAIHAHQQLPHGFTNMAHVTQAHVQTGITAAPPPHPGAPHPPQVMLLHPPQSHGGPPQGAVPQSGVPALSASTPSPYPYIGHPQAPLPPPGELKIVLAAT
- the ATXN2L gene encoding ataxin-2-like protein isoform X18 produces the protein MLKPQPPQQTSQPQQPSATQQAVARRPPGGTSPTNGGLPGPLASTSAPSGPPTAASPCLGPAAAAGSGLRRGAEGVLGPQPSPPPQQHQERPGAAATGSARGQSTGKGPPQSPVLEGVYTNSRMLHFLTAVVGSTCDVKVKNGTTYEGIFKTLSSKFELAVDAVHRKVSEPAGGPRREDIVDTMVFKPSDVMLVHFRNVDFNYATKDKFTDSAIAMNSKVNGEHKEKVLQRWEGGDSNSDDYDLESDMSNGWDPNEMFKFNEENYGVKTTYDSSLSSYTVPLEKDNSEEFRQRELRAAQLAREIESSPQYRLRIAMENDDGRTEEEKHSAVQRQGSGRESPSLASREGKYIPLPQRVREGPRGGVRCSSSRGGRPGLSSLPPRGPHHLDSSSPGPGSETRGINGGPTRMSPKAQRPLRGAKTLSSPSSRPSGEASVAPPPAAFPFLPAGRMYPPRSPKSAAPAPVSASCPETPMGSAVPTSSASIPVTSSVVEPGVGCISPASPKILLAPTDVKELPAKEPGRTLESQELSRIAGKVPGLQNEQKRFQLEELRKFGAQFKLQPSSSPENSLDPFPPRILKEEVKGKEKEVDGLLTSESMGSPVSSKTESILDKEDKLPLPSSGGTEGPEQPPLPCPGQTGSPPVGLIKGDDKDEGPVAEQVKKSTLNPNAKEFNPTKPLLSVNKSTSTPTSPGPRTHSTPSIPVLTAGQSGLYSPQYISYIPQIHMGPAVQAPQMYPYPVSNSVPGQQGKYRGAKGSLPPQRSDQHQPASAPPMMQAAAAAGPPLVAATPYSSYIPYNPQQFPGQPAMMQPMAHYPSQPVFAPMLQSNPRMLTSGSHPQAIVSSSTPQYPSAEQPTPQALYATVHQSYPHHTTQLHAHQPQPATTPTGSQPQSQHAAPSPVQHQAGQAPHLGSGQPQQNLYHPGALTGTPPSLPPGPSAQSPQSSFPQPAAVYAIHAHQQLPHGFTNMAHVTQVSSLARRLDFQEEPMTGFFNLIPPSSSPSTPRGTEDCPGRDLRPP
- the ATXN2L gene encoding ataxin-2-like protein isoform X16; translation: MLKPQPPQQTSQPQQPSATQQAVARRPPGGTSPTNGGLPGPLASTSAPSGPPTAASPCLGPAAAAGSGLRRGAEGVLGPQPSPPPQQHQERPGAAATGSARGQSTGKGPPQSPVLEGVYTNSRMLHFLTAVVGSTCDVKVKNGTTYEGIFKTLSSKFELAVDAVHRKVSEPAGGPRREDIVDTMVFKPSDVMLVHFRNVDFNYATKDKFTDSAIAMNSKVNGEHKEKVLQRWEGGDSNSDDYDLESDMSNGWDPNEMFKFNEENYGVKTTYDSSLSSYTVPLEKDNSEEFRQRELRAAQLAREIESSPQYRLRIAMENDDGRTEEEKHSAVQRQGSGRESPSLASREGKYIPLPQRVREGPRGGVRCSSSRGGRPGLSSLPPRGPHHLDSSSPGPGSETRGINGGPTRMSPKAQRPLRGAKTLSSPSSRPSGEASVAPPPAAGRMYPPRSPKSAAPAPVSASCPETPMGSAVPTSSASIPVTSSVVEPGVGCISPASPKILLAPTDVKELPAKEPGRTLESQELSRIAGKVPGLQNEQKRFQLEELRKFGAQFKLQPSSSPENSLDPFPPRILKEEVKGKEKEVDGLLTSESMGSPVSSKTESILDKEDKLPLPSSGGTEGPEQPPLPCPGQTGSPPVGLIKGDDKDEGPVAEQVKKSTLNPNAKEFNPTKPLLSVNKSTSTPTSPGPRTHSTPSIPVLTAGQSGLYSPQYISYIPQIHMGPAVQAPQMYPYPVSNSVPGQQGKYRGAKGSLPPQRSDQHQPASAPPMMQAAAAAGPPLVAATPYSSYIPYNPQQFPGQPAMMQPMAHYPSQPVFAPMLQSNPRMLTSGSHPQAIVSSSTPQYPSAEQPTPQALYATVHQSYPHHTTQLHAHQPQPATTPTGSQPQSQHAAPSPVQHQAGQAPHLGSGQPQQNLYHPGALTGTPPSLPPGPSAQSPQSSFPQPAAVYAIHAHQQLPHGFTNMAHVTQAHVQTGITAAPPPHPGAPHPPQVMLLHPPQSHGGPPQGAVPQSGVPALSASTPSPYPYIGHPQALSDPDCLLT
- the ATXN2L gene encoding ataxin-2-like protein isoform X26 → MLKPQPPQQTSQPQQPSATQQAVARRPPGGTSPTNGGLPGPLASTSAPSGPPTAASPCLGPAAAAGSGLRRGAEGVLGPQPSPPPQQHQERPGAAATGSARGQSTGKGPPQSPVLEGVYTNSRMLHFLTAVVGSTCDVKVKNGTTYEGIFKTLSSKFELAVDAVHRKVSEPAGGPRREDIVDTMVFKPSDVMLVHFRNVDFNYATKDKFTDSAIAMNSKVNGEHKEKRRTIQKSFVSGSCVQPSWLERLNRVPSTACGSPWRTMMGALRRRNTVRSNGRVQDGRAPAWHLGRESISLYPNEFGKVLVEEFDAVVPGAAGLALALCLLGALTILTAAALAQVPRPVVSMEAQRPLRGAKTLSSPSSRPSGEASVAPPPAAGRMYPPRSPKSAAPAPVSASCPETPMGSAVPTSSASIPVTSSVVEPGVGCISPASPKILLAPTDVKELPAKEPGRTLESQELSRIAGKVPGLQNEQKRFQLEELRKFGAQFKLQPSSSPENSLDPFPPRILKEEVKGKEKEVDGLLTSESMGSPVSSKTESILDKEDKLPLPSSGGTEGPEQPPLPCPGQTGSPPVGLIKGDDKDEGPVAEQVKKSTLNPNAKEFNPTKPLLSVNKSTSTPTSPGPRTHSTPSIPVLTAGQSGLYSPQYISYIPQIHMGPAVQAPQMYPYPVSNSVPGQQGKYRGAKGSLPPQRSDQHQPASAPPMMQAAAAAGPPLVAATPYSSYIPYNPQQFPGQPAMMQPMAHYPSQPVFAPMLQSNPRMLTSGSHPQAIVSSSTPQYPSAEQPTPQALYATVHQSYPHHTTQLHAHQPQPATTPTGSQPQSQHAAPSPVQHQAGQAPHLGSGQPQQNLYHPGALTGTPPSLPPGPSAQSPQSSFPQPAAVYAIHAHQQLPHGFTNMAHVTQAHVQTGITAAPPPHPGAPHPPQVMLLHPPQSHGGPPQGAVPQSGVPALSASTPSPYPYIGHPQGEQPGQAPGFPGGADDRIREFSLAGGIWHGRADGLQVGQDARVLGGE